The following are encoded together in the Glycine max cultivar Williams 82 chromosome 8, Glycine_max_v4.0, whole genome shotgun sequence genome:
- the LOC100798062 gene encoding exonuclease 1 isoform X1 has protein sequence MGIQGFLPLLKSIMVPVHIKDLKGCSVAVDTYSWLHKGALSCSTELCKGMPTTRHIEYCMHRVNLLRHFGVKPILVFDGGLLPMKSEQENKRARARKDNLARAVEHESDGNSAAAYECYQKAVDISPQIACELIQVLKQENLQYIVAPYEADAQMTFLAISGQVDAVITEDSDLIPFGCPRIIFKMDKFGQGVQFQYSMLQKNKELSFEGFNRQMLLEMCILSGCDYLQSLPGMGLKRAHASIKKFRSYDKVLKHLRYSGVSVPPFYEESFKKAIFTFQYQRVYDPINENIVHLSNIPDDIGDELDFLGPPMPKDIAQRIAKGDLDPITKMPFEGENLTARLAIAGTSQFKTHHSESAKKKIDLPVQKNLLTKYFCFASLEAKRKFRAPRVSPSAANETKNSTASVIDSEDWGSVPPPNSHVEYGSATNISEFTESPCHMSMVGEEKKSPEHTVLRQPRQPIHKPCLGLHKDHEHTNVEDTVEGKTREATQKVIVRSAYFQHKQVEKNVYDEKQDCLSSGVVIDKRKNALSDSDFCNNDFKNKDQVVHDLLEGKSREGTRKVIVRSAYFQHKQVEKNVCDNKQDCLSSGIVIDERKIAISDSDLCNNLLKNKDLKRKISPNDNIQNENLQPRQMHRSSPPHNNGCCDHNVDGPFTENNAEEENFGTKISHLGQYSEIAEKSMERFVSVMSSFRCTSGTRVSGLRAPLKDVRNTSGNRPKKTVDFGQYAYVPKQTKTRRIAPGN, from the exons ATGGGAATTCAGGGGTTTTTGCCGCTATTGAAATCGATTATGGTTCCAGTCCACATCAAGGATTTGAAGGGTTGTTCTGTAGCGGTAGACACCTACTCTTGGCTCCACAAAGGTGCCCTCTCTTGCAGCACGGAACTCTGCAAAGGGATGCCCACTACCAG GCACATTGAGTATTGCATGCACAGAGTAAATTTGCTGCGCCATTTTGGGGTTAAGCCTATTCTAGTGTTTGATGGAGGGCTTCTGCCGATGAAGAGTGAACAAGAGAACAAGCGTGCCAG GGCTAGAAAGGATAATCTTGCACGTGCAGTTGAACATGAGTCAGATGGAAATTCAGCTGCTGCTTATGAGTGCTACCAGAAAGCAGTTGATATCTCACCTCAAATTGCATGTGAGCTAATTCAG GTCTTGAAGCAGGAGAACTTGCAGTATATTGTTGCTCCTTACGAGGCAGATGCCCAGATGACATTCTTGGCAATTAGTGGACAAGTTGATGCAGTTATAACTGAAGATTCTGATCTTATACCATTTGGTTGCCCAAGA ATTATCTTTAAAATGGACAAGTTTGGTCAAGGTGTTCAGTTTCAGTATTCCATGCTACAAAAGAATAAGGAGCTTAGTTTTGAAGGGTTCAACAGACAAATGCTTCTTGAAATGTGTATTTTGAGTGGCTGTGACTATCTGCAGTCCTTGCCAGGTATGGGTCTCAAAAGGGCCCATGCaagcattaaaaaatttagaagttATGACAAG GTTCTTAAGCACTTGAGATACAGTGGAGTTTCCGTGCCTCCCTTTTATGAAGAGTCATTCAAGAAGGCTATATTTACTTTCCAATATCAACGGGTTTACGATccaattaatgaaaatattgtcCATTTGTCTAATATACCTGATGATATTGGTGATGAGTTAGACTTTTTAGGCCC ACCCATGCCAAAAGATATAGCACAAAGAATAGCAAAAGGGGATCTTGATCCAATTACCAAAATGCCATTTGAG GGAGAGAATCTTACAGCCAGATTAGCAATTGCAGGAACTAGTCAATTCAAGACTCACCATTCTGAAAGTGCAAAGAAAAAGATTGATTTGCCCGTGCAGAAGAATCTCTTGACTAAGTATTTTT GTTTTGCTTCTCTTGAAGCGAAAAGGAAATTCAGAGCTCCTCGGGTGTCACCTAGTGCTGCTAATGAAACAAAGAATTCTACTGCATCAGTAATTGACTCTGAGGATTGGGGCAGTGTCCCTCCTCCTAATAGCCAT gTTGAATATGGTTCTGCCACAAACATTTCTGAATTTACAGAGTCTCCATGTCACA TGTCTATGGTGGGTGAGGAGAAGAAAAGCCCTGAACATACAGTACTGCGACAGCCCAGGCAGCCAATTCATAAACCATGCCTGGGGTTGCATAAGGATCATGAGCACACAAATGTCGAAGACACAGTTGAAGGAAAAACCAGGGAGGCAACACAAAAGGTAATTGTAAGGAGTGCTTATTTTCAGCACAAGCAAGTGGAAAAGAATGTTTATGATGAGAAACAAGATTGCCTATCCTCTGGCGTTGTCATTGATAAGAGAAAAAATGCCTTATCTGATAGTGATTTTTGTAACAATGATTTCAAGAATAAAGACCAGGTAGTCCATGACTTACTTGAAGGAAAAAGCAGGGAGGGAACAAGAAAGGTAATTGTAAGGAGTGCTTATTTTCAGCACAAGCAAGTAGAAAAGAATGTTTGTGATAATAAACAAGATTGCCTGTCCTCTGGCATTGTCATTGACGAGAGAAAAATCGCCATATCTGACAGTGATTTATGTAACAACCTTTTGAAGAATAAAGACCTGAAAAGGAAGATCTCCCCTAATGACAATATtcaaaat GAAAATTTGCAGCCCAGGCAAATGCACCGTTCTTCACCTCCTCATAATAATG GTTGCTGCGATCACAATGTTGACGGACCATTTACAGAGAATAATGCTGAAGAAGAAAATTTTGGGACAAAAATTTCCCATCTGGGCCAGTATTCAgaaatagctgagaagtctatGGAAAGATTTGTCTCCGTTATGTCATCCTTTAGATGCACTTCTGGCACTCGAGTCAGTGGTCTCCGTGCTCCTCTGAAAGATGTTCGAAACACTTCTGGTAATAG GCCAAAAAAAACTGTAGACTTTGGTCAATATGCATATGTGCCAAAACAAACCAAGACTAGAAGAATAGCTCCTGGGAATTAA
- the LOC100798062 gene encoding exonuclease 1 isoform X2, translated as MGIQGFLPLLKSIMVPVHIKDLKGCSVAVDTYSWLHKGALSCSTELCKGMPTTRHIEYCMHRVNLLRHFGVKPILVFDGGLLPMKSEQENKRARARKDNLARAVEHESDGNSAAAYECYQKAVDISPQIACELIQVLKQENLQYIVAPYEADAQMTFLAISGQVDAVITEDSDLIPFGCPRIIFKMDKFGQGVQFQYSMLQKNKELSFEGFNRQMLLEMCILSGCDYLQSLPGMGLKRAHASIKKFRSYDKVLKHLRYSGVSVPPFYEESFKKAIFTFQYQRVYDPINENIVHLSNIPDDIGDELDFLGPPMPKDIAQRIAKGDLDPITKMPFEGENLTARLAIAGTSQFKTHHSESAKKKIDLPVQKNLLTKYFCFASLEAKRKFRAPRVSPSAANETKNSTASVIDSEDWGSVPPPNSHVEYGSATNISEFTESPCHMSMVGEEKKSPEHTVLRQPRQPIHKPCLGLHKDHEHTNVEDTVEGKTREATQKNKDQVVHDLLEGKSREGTRKVIVRSAYFQHKQVEKNVCDNKQDCLSSGIVIDERKIAISDSDLCNNLLKNKDLKRKISPNDNIQNENLQPRQMHRSSPPHNNGCCDHNVDGPFTENNAEEENFGTKISHLGQYSEIAEKSMERFVSVMSSFRCTSGTRVSGLRAPLKDVRNTSGNRPKKTVDFGQYAYVPKQTKTRRIAPGN; from the exons ATGGGAATTCAGGGGTTTTTGCCGCTATTGAAATCGATTATGGTTCCAGTCCACATCAAGGATTTGAAGGGTTGTTCTGTAGCGGTAGACACCTACTCTTGGCTCCACAAAGGTGCCCTCTCTTGCAGCACGGAACTCTGCAAAGGGATGCCCACTACCAG GCACATTGAGTATTGCATGCACAGAGTAAATTTGCTGCGCCATTTTGGGGTTAAGCCTATTCTAGTGTTTGATGGAGGGCTTCTGCCGATGAAGAGTGAACAAGAGAACAAGCGTGCCAG GGCTAGAAAGGATAATCTTGCACGTGCAGTTGAACATGAGTCAGATGGAAATTCAGCTGCTGCTTATGAGTGCTACCAGAAAGCAGTTGATATCTCACCTCAAATTGCATGTGAGCTAATTCAG GTCTTGAAGCAGGAGAACTTGCAGTATATTGTTGCTCCTTACGAGGCAGATGCCCAGATGACATTCTTGGCAATTAGTGGACAAGTTGATGCAGTTATAACTGAAGATTCTGATCTTATACCATTTGGTTGCCCAAGA ATTATCTTTAAAATGGACAAGTTTGGTCAAGGTGTTCAGTTTCAGTATTCCATGCTACAAAAGAATAAGGAGCTTAGTTTTGAAGGGTTCAACAGACAAATGCTTCTTGAAATGTGTATTTTGAGTGGCTGTGACTATCTGCAGTCCTTGCCAGGTATGGGTCTCAAAAGGGCCCATGCaagcattaaaaaatttagaagttATGACAAG GTTCTTAAGCACTTGAGATACAGTGGAGTTTCCGTGCCTCCCTTTTATGAAGAGTCATTCAAGAAGGCTATATTTACTTTCCAATATCAACGGGTTTACGATccaattaatgaaaatattgtcCATTTGTCTAATATACCTGATGATATTGGTGATGAGTTAGACTTTTTAGGCCC ACCCATGCCAAAAGATATAGCACAAAGAATAGCAAAAGGGGATCTTGATCCAATTACCAAAATGCCATTTGAG GGAGAGAATCTTACAGCCAGATTAGCAATTGCAGGAACTAGTCAATTCAAGACTCACCATTCTGAAAGTGCAAAGAAAAAGATTGATTTGCCCGTGCAGAAGAATCTCTTGACTAAGTATTTTT GTTTTGCTTCTCTTGAAGCGAAAAGGAAATTCAGAGCTCCTCGGGTGTCACCTAGTGCTGCTAATGAAACAAAGAATTCTACTGCATCAGTAATTGACTCTGAGGATTGGGGCAGTGTCCCTCCTCCTAATAGCCAT gTTGAATATGGTTCTGCCACAAACATTTCTGAATTTACAGAGTCTCCATGTCACA TGTCTATGGTGGGTGAGGAGAAGAAAAGCCCTGAACATACAGTACTGCGACAGCCCAGGCAGCCAATTCATAAACCATGCCTGGGGTTGCATAAGGATCATGAGCACACAAATGTCGAAGACACAGTTGAAGGAAAAACCAGGGAGGCAACACAAAAG AATAAAGACCAGGTAGTCCATGACTTACTTGAAGGAAAAAGCAGGGAGGGAACAAGAAAGGTAATTGTAAGGAGTGCTTATTTTCAGCACAAGCAAGTAGAAAAGAATGTTTGTGATAATAAACAAGATTGCCTGTCCTCTGGCATTGTCATTGACGAGAGAAAAATCGCCATATCTGACAGTGATTTATGTAACAACCTTTTGAAGAATAAAGACCTGAAAAGGAAGATCTCCCCTAATGACAATATtcaaaat GAAAATTTGCAGCCCAGGCAAATGCACCGTTCTTCACCTCCTCATAATAATG GTTGCTGCGATCACAATGTTGACGGACCATTTACAGAGAATAATGCTGAAGAAGAAAATTTTGGGACAAAAATTTCCCATCTGGGCCAGTATTCAgaaatagctgagaagtctatGGAAAGATTTGTCTCCGTTATGTCATCCTTTAGATGCACTTCTGGCACTCGAGTCAGTGGTCTCCGTGCTCCTCTGAAAGATGTTCGAAACACTTCTGGTAATAG GCCAAAAAAAACTGTAGACTTTGGTCAATATGCATATGTGCCAAAACAAACCAAGACTAGAAGAATAGCTCCTGGGAATTAA